The sequence below is a genomic window from Escherichia marmotae.
TGGTGCCGACGATGGATATGGTGCGTATGGTGAACTCCGGCACCGAAGCGACGATGAGCGCTATCCGCCTCGCCCGTGGTTTTACCGGCCGCGATAAAATCATTAAATTCGAAGGTTGTTACCACGGCCACGCCGACTGTCTGTTAGTGAAAGCAGGATCTGGCGCACTGACGCTGGGTCAACCGAACTCTCCGGGCGTTCCGGCGGATTTCGCCAAACATACCTTAACCTGTACCTATAACGATCTGGCGTCTGTGCGCGCCGCGTTTGAGCAGTACCCGGAAGAAATTGCCTGTATTATCGTTGAACCGGTAGCCGGTAACATGAACTGCGTTCCGCCGTTGCCGGAGTTTCTGCCGGGTCTGCGCGCGCTGTGTGACGAGTTTGGCGCGTTGCTAATCATTGATGAAGTAATGACCGGCTTCCGCGTGGCGCTGGCGGGCGCACAGGATTATTACGGTGTCGTGCCGGATCTCACCTGTCTGGGCAAAATCATTGGCGGCGGGATGCCTGTTGGTGCCTTCGGCGGCCGTCGTGATGTGATGGATGCGCTGGCCCCGACCGGCCCGGTGTATCAGGCGGGTACACTTTCCGGTAACCCAATTGCGATGGCAGCCGGTTTCGCCTGTCTGAATGAAGTCGCGCAGCCGGGTGTTCACGAGACACTGGATGAGCTGACAACACGTCTGGCGGAAGGCTTGTTGGAAGCGGCAGAAGAAGCGGGGATTCCTCTGGTTGTGAACCACGTTGGCGGCATGTTCGGTATTTTCTTTACCGATGCCGGGTCAGTGACGTGTTATCAGGACGTAATGGCCTGTGACGTGGAACGCTTTAAGCGTTTCTTCCATATGATGCTGGACGAAGGTGTTTACCTGGCACCGTCAGCGTTTGAAGCGGGCTTTATGTCCGTGGCGCACAGCATGGAAGATATCAATAACACCATCGATGCCGCACGTTGGGTGTTTGCTAAGTTGTGATGATTTTGCCTCGCCCACCGGGCGAGGCATTTTATTAACGGCTCTGCTTTCTCAGCAAATAAATAAAATACGGCGCGCCGATAAACGTCGACAATAATCCCGCCGGGATCTGGAACGGAAACAACACCATCCGCCCGCACCAGTCCGCAAACACCAGCAGCAAACCACCCACCAGCGCCGAAATCACAATGTGCGGCATCGTCCGTCGAAAGCCCATCATCCGTGCAATATGTGGTGCCATCAGACCAACAAAACTCAATGGCCCAATGGTCATTGTCGCGGTCGCCGTCAGACAGGCCGCCAGCATCAGCAACGCAACTCGCGTCGGCGTCAGCGCCATCCCCACGGCTCGTGCGGTATCACCACCCAGCGGTAAAATGGTCAGCCAACGACGGCACAGCGGCGTAATTGCCAGCAAAATCACCATCACAATTCCGGTGCGCCAGACCTGCGCATCGGTGGCATTGTAGGTCGAACCGGAAATCCAGGTCAGCACTTGCGCCATACGTGGATCGCCGCTCGCCTGCAACATCATCAGCAGCATAGTGAACGCGGTGCTTAATGCCATCCCCGCCAGCAGCATCCGATGTGGTGAAAATCCACCGCGCCCGGCGGCGATCATAATGATCAACAGCGTCACCGCCGCACCGAGACTTCCCGCGGGCAGCAACCAGCCAAAGGCGTTGCCCGGCACCAGAAACAGCATCAGCACTACGCCAAACGCCGCACCAGAGCTGATCCCCAGCACTTCAGGGCTTGCCATCGGGTTTCCGGTCAGCCGCTGAATAATACAGCCAGCCACTGCCAGCATCACGCCTGCAAACAGTGCCGCCATAATTCGCGGCCAGCGCCAGGGCATTAAATCCTCAAGCAGTACCCCACTCGCCCACGTCCAGCCTTGCGAATCACGACCAAACGACAGCGCCACCACTACGGCAATCAGCAGCAGCACACCACCAGCGAGGGCAAACGCCAGCACATGTTGGCGTTCAATCGCGACCCGATCGTTAACCTTCATATCCGGCGCGCTAATGCTGCGTAAACGTGGCAGCAGCCATAGCAGCAGCGGCGCACCAATCAGTGCAGTGACCGATCCGGTGGAAACTTCCATCCATACGCGGGTTAGCCAGAGAATTATCTGATCGGAAAGCCAGAGAATGAGTGCCCCAATCAGTGACGCCAGCATCAGCCGCGGCAGCAGACGACGCGCGCCCAGCATTTTCGCCAGCAGCGGCGCGAACAAACCGATAAAGCCGATAATCCCGACCGCGTTCACCAGCAAGGCGCTGATAACAATCGCCAGAGACAGCGCAGCCAGACGCGCCAGCGACAGTGCCAGCCCCAGATTGCGCGCCACGCCATCATCAAGCCCCATCAGGGTTAACGGGCGCAGTAGTAGCAATGTCAGCATCACGCCGCCCAGTAACTGCGGCCATAAACGTTCAACGCCGCCCCAGTCGGTTTGCGTCAGCGTACCGGTGCTCCACAGGAACATGCTTTGCAACTGGTCATGATGAAAAATGACCAGTAACTGGTTGATTGCCCCGCAATAAAGGCTCACGACCAGACCCGCGAGGATCAACGTCACTGGCGAAAGGCGTTTACCCCACGCGACGCCAAAGACGATTAAGCCAACCACACAAGCCCCCGCCAGCGCGGCGAACTGACTTGCCGCCACACCAGGAATCGCCCACAGCGTGGTGACGGTAATCCCCAGTTGCGCGCCCGTTGCGACGCCAAGCGTGGTCGGTTCCGCCAGCGGGTTACGTAGCACTTGCTGAAACAGCACGCCAACCAGCCCCAGACCCGCGCCAACCAGCAGCGAAATAACCAGACGCGGCAGCAAGCTGTAGTGAAAAATCATCTGCTCAATGACGTCAATATCCGGCGACCAGATTGCCTGAGTCCACTGGCTACGCGGCAGCGCATGCGAGAAGTTCATCCAGGTGAGCACCACAGCGGCAATCACCAGCAACGCCAACAATAACGCCGGAAAAAGCGCAATTCGTTTACTCACGCCTGGCCTCCAATGGCGTTATCCAGAATGCGCACAAAGTGCATTGCCGAAAGCGTCGCGCCATAGAACCAAACTGCGGGTACGCGTTGAAAACGCCCTGCACGGACAAACGGCATGGCCTGCCACAGCGGTGTCGCCATTAACGCGTCCATGTCCTTACTGTTATCGTGATCAAAACACAGCACATCAACATCTTTATACGCCGCCAGACGATCAATACTGACCGCGGTACTGCCCCAGAAGTTGGTTTCCCCTTGCCATGCATTCACAATACCGTACTCATCGAGAATTTCCTGGAACAAGCTGTTTGGACCGAAGACCAGCATATGGCGCGGATCGAGAAGCGACGTCAGCAATAACGGGCGCGCTCCACGCTTTACAAAGCGGGGTTTCATACTGCGGATAAATTTTTCATATTGCGCTAAATGCTTTTCTGCCGCGCTTTGCAGGTTGAGCAAATCCGCCATTTCCATCAGTGATTTACGCGCCATCATCAGTGGCTGCTTGCCGTCGCTGAAGTTAAATCCGCGCCCCGGTGCAATGCGTGCCAGCATTTCTGGCGAAGGGCCATATCCTGCCGACCAGACCATAAACGACGGTTTCATTTCGGTCAGTAGTTCGAGGTTAGGTTCTGTACGCAAACCAACGTCAATCACCGATTCCGGTAATGGCGGTTCGCTGACCCACAGTCGATAGTTAATGGTGTCCGCCACACCGTAAGGCATGATGCCGAGCGCCAGTAGCAGTTCCACCGGCAACCACTCCAGCGCCACAATACGATGCGGATCAATCGCCGCCGCGCGAGCGGTATTCATCTGCCATAACAACGGAGAAAGCGCCATCGCCGTTAACAGTCGACGACGCGAAAGAAGAGGTAAGCCGCTCATCAATAAACAAAACTCACAGGTGCGGCACCCGCCGGATGCGGCAAAATACCCATCGGGATGCCATAAATCATTTCGAGGGTTTCGCCGCGCATAATTTCCGCAGGCGTTCCCTGAGCAATCATTTCACCGCCGCGCAGGGCGACCAGATAATCACAGTAACGCGCCGCCATATTGATATCGTGCAGCACAGCAATCACCGTCAGGCCGCGTTCCTGGCTTAAACGATGCACCAGCGCCAACACGTCAACCTGATGAGCGATATCCAACGCCGAGGTCGGTTCATCCAGCAGCAGGCATCGGCTATCCTGCGCCACCAGCATGGCGATCCACGCTCGCTGACGTTCACCGCCAGAAAGGCTATCCACCAGCCGATGCGCCAGTGGTTTTAAGCCGACAAGAGCGATGGCTTCTTCGACCTTTTCGCGATCTGCCACGCCAAATCGCCCCAACGCGCCGTGCCACGGATAG
It includes:
- the hemL gene encoding glutamate-1-semialdehyde 2,1-aminomutase, producing MSKSENLYSAARELIPGGVNSPVRAFTGVGGTPLFIEKADGAYLYDVDGKAYIDYVGSWGPMVLGHNHPAIRNAVIEAAGRGLSFGAPTEMEVKMAELVTELVPTMDMVRMVNSGTEATMSAIRLARGFTGRDKIIKFEGCYHGHADCLLVKAGSGALTLGQPNSPGVPADFAKHTLTCTYNDLASVRAAFEQYPEEIACIIVEPVAGNMNCVPPLPEFLPGLRALCDEFGALLIIDEVMTGFRVALAGAQDYYGVVPDLTCLGKIIGGGMPVGAFGGRRDVMDALAPTGPVYQAGTLSGNPIAMAAGFACLNEVAQPGVHETLDELTTRLAEGLLEAAEEAGIPLVVNHVGGMFGIFFTDAGSVTCYQDVMACDVERFKRFFHMMLDEGVYLAPSAFEAGFMSVAHSMEDINNTIDAARWVFAKL
- the fhuB gene encoding Fe(3+)-hydroxamate ABC transporter permease FhuB, encoding MSKRIALFPALLLALLVIAAVVLTWMNFSHALPRSQWTQAIWSPDIDVIEQMIFHYSLLPRLVISLLVGAGLGLVGVLFQQVLRNPLAEPTTLGVATGAQLGITVTTLWAIPGVAASQFAALAGACVVGLIVFGVAWGKRLSPVTLILAGLVVSLYCGAINQLLVIFHHDQLQSMFLWSTGTLTQTDWGGVERLWPQLLGGVMLTLLLLRPLTLMGLDDGVARNLGLALSLARLAALSLAIVISALLVNAVGIIGFIGLFAPLLAKMLGARRLLPRLMLASLIGALILWLSDQIILWLTRVWMEVSTGSVTALIGAPLLLWLLPRLRSISAPDMKVNDRVAIERQHVLAFALAGGVLLLIAVVVALSFGRDSQGWTWASGVLLEDLMPWRWPRIMAALFAGVMLAVAGCIIQRLTGNPMASPEVLGISSGAAFGVVLMLFLVPGNAFGWLLPAGSLGAAVTLLIIMIAAGRGGFSPHRMLLAGMALSTAFTMLLMMLQASGDPRMAQVLTWISGSTYNATDAQVWRTGIVMVILLAITPLCRRWLTILPLGGDTARAVGMALTPTRVALLMLAACLTATATMTIGPLSFVGLMAPHIARMMGFRRTMPHIVISALVGGLLLVFADWCGRMVLFPFQIPAGLLSTFIGAPYFIYLLRKQSR
- the fhuD gene encoding Fe(3+)-hydroxamate ABC transporter substrate-binding protein FhuD, coding for MSGLPLLSRRRLLTAMALSPLLWQMNTARAAAIDPHRIVALEWLPVELLLALGIMPYGVADTINYRLWVSEPPLPESVIDVGLRTEPNLELLTEMKPSFMVWSAGYGPSPEMLARIAPGRGFNFSDGKQPLMMARKSLMEMADLLNLQSAAEKHLAQYEKFIRSMKPRFVKRGARPLLLTSLLDPRHMLVFGPNSLFQEILDEYGIVNAWQGETNFWGSTAVSIDRLAAYKDVDVLCFDHDNSKDMDALMATPLWQAMPFVRAGRFQRVPAVWFYGATLSAMHFVRILDNAIGGQA
- the fhuC gene encoding Fe3+-hydroxamate ABC transporter ATP-binding protein FhuC — protein: MQEYTNHSDTTFALRNISFRVPGRTLLHPLSLTFPAGKVTGLIGHNGSGKSTLLKMLGRHQPPSEGEILLDAQPLEGWSSKAFARKVAYLPQQIPPAEGMTVRELVAIGRYPWHGALGRFGVADREKVEEAIALVGLKPLAHRLVDSLSGGERQRAWIAMLVAQDSRCLLLDEPTSALDIAHQVDVLALVHRLSQERGLTVIAVLHDINMAARYCDYLVALRGGEMIAQGTPAEIMRGETLEMIYGIPMGILPHPAGAAPVSFVY